A genomic region of Salinibacterium sp. NK8237 contains the following coding sequences:
- the crtI gene encoding phytoene desaturase family protein produces MSDVVVIGGGIAGLASAALLAKEGHSVTLLEGRPEVGGRAGLWEHEGFRFDTGPSWYLMPEVFDHFYKLMGTSAAEQLSLVTLDPGYRVYFEGEKEALDISTELEENLALFESIEPGSGARMRKYLVSAKDTYELAKKYFLYTSFADLRTSATKEVLAKAARFIRLLIEPLSSLVARTVKDDRLRKVLGYPAVFLGSSPYLTPSMYHLMSHLDLSDGVLYPMGGFTRVIESIADIARTAGVDIRTDSTVTRIVTVAGVARGVEYTDAAGKTHTLNADTVVSAADLHHTETTMLASSEQTYPAGYWEKKVPGPSALLLYLGVKGELPELEHHTLLFMKDWQEGFEAIFGNEPKVPEPASLYICKPSGVDPNVAPEGHENVFVLVPIPADPAIGHGQLAGAGAGDVRIEKLADSVISQISEWTGIPDLADRITVRRTVGPGDFADDLNAWRGTALGPAHTLKQSAFFRAGNVSKKVKGLYYVGGSTIPGIGLPMCLISAEVLVKRLRGDTSAGPLAEPLMPVVAPEPRPWP; encoded by the coding sequence ATGAGTGACGTTGTAGTAATTGGTGGCGGTATTGCCGGGCTCGCGAGTGCGGCACTGCTGGCTAAGGAGGGGCATTCGGTCACGCTGCTCGAGGGCCGCCCTGAGGTGGGTGGCCGCGCGGGGCTGTGGGAGCACGAAGGGTTCCGTTTCGACACCGGGCCGTCGTGGTATTTGATGCCTGAGGTGTTCGATCACTTCTACAAGCTCATGGGCACGAGCGCCGCCGAGCAGCTTTCGCTCGTCACCCTCGACCCTGGTTACCGGGTTTATTTTGAGGGAGAGAAAGAAGCGCTCGACATTTCAACCGAGCTCGAAGAGAACCTCGCGCTATTCGAGAGCATCGAGCCGGGTTCGGGTGCCCGCATGCGCAAGTACCTCGTCTCGGCCAAAGACACCTACGAGCTCGCGAAGAAGTACTTTCTCTACACGAGCTTCGCTGATCTGCGCACGAGCGCAACGAAAGAGGTGCTCGCTAAGGCGGCCCGCTTCATCCGCTTGCTTATCGAACCTCTCTCGAGTTTGGTTGCTCGCACAGTCAAAGACGATCGTCTGCGCAAAGTGCTCGGCTACCCGGCCGTCTTTCTCGGCTCCTCGCCGTACCTCACCCCGAGCATGTACCACCTCATGAGCCACCTCGATCTGTCGGACGGCGTGCTCTACCCGATGGGCGGCTTCACCCGGGTGATCGAGAGTATTGCCGACATTGCGCGCACGGCTGGCGTCGACATCCGCACCGATTCAACGGTCACGCGCATCGTGACAGTCGCGGGCGTAGCGCGCGGCGTCGAATATACGGATGCCGCGGGCAAGACCCACACGCTGAACGCCGACACCGTGGTGTCTGCTGCCGACCTGCACCACACCGAAACCACGATGCTGGCTTCGAGCGAGCAGACTTACCCCGCTGGTTACTGGGAGAAGAAGGTTCCTGGCCCGAGCGCGCTCCTGTTGTATCTGGGCGTGAAGGGTGAGCTTCCCGAGCTCGAGCACCACACGCTGCTGTTCATGAAGGACTGGCAAGAGGGCTTCGAGGCCATCTTCGGTAATGAGCCGAAGGTGCCCGAGCCGGCATCGCTCTACATTTGCAAGCCGAGTGGTGTTGACCCGAATGTGGCGCCCGAGGGTCACGAGAATGTGTTCGTGCTCGTGCCGATTCCGGCCGACCCCGCTATCGGTCACGGTCAGCTCGCCGGTGCTGGCGCTGGCGATGTGCGCATCGAGAAGCTCGCCGACTCGGTGATCTCGCAGATCAGCGAGTGGACCGGCATCCCCGACCTCGCCGACCGCATCACTGTTCGTCGCACGGTTGGCCCCGGCGACTTCGCCGATGACCTCAACGCCTGGCGCGGCACCGCGCTGGGCCCGGCGCACACGCTCAAGCAGAGCGCCTTCTTCCGCGCGGGCAATGTGAGCAAGAAGGTCAAGGGGCTCTACTACGTGGGTGGGTCGACCATCCCGGGTATCGGCCTTCCTATGTGTCTGATCAGTGCCGAAGTGCTCGTGAAGCGCCTGCGCGGCGACACCTCTGCAGGCCCGCTTGCCGAGCCGCTCATGCCCGTGGTCGCACCGGAACCAAGGCCCTGGCCGTGA
- a CDS encoding MarR family winged helix-turn-helix transcriptional regulator: MDTKQPISYWVKLVDRIVDELFATTLEEHGITRRQWQLLTVLSKAPAGVELLDIEIAPFLDRANSAVPPTEGLHTTSVESLAELVESEWLTTDGALYYLTDRGRAVVDRLTIVIADGREKATEGVTPEQYETTVTVLETMARNLTPHLVGGSA; this comes from the coding sequence ATGGACACGAAACAACCCATCAGTTACTGGGTGAAACTCGTCGATCGCATCGTTGACGAGCTCTTCGCCACCACCCTTGAAGAGCACGGAATCACCCGCCGGCAATGGCAGCTACTCACCGTGTTATCGAAGGCCCCCGCCGGTGTCGAGCTGCTCGACATCGAAATTGCGCCCTTCCTTGACCGCGCGAATAGCGCTGTGCCACCGACGGAGGGATTGCACACCACGTCGGTCGAGTCGCTCGCCGAGTTGGTGGAGAGCGAATGGCTCACCACGGATGGCGCCCTGTACTACCTCACTGACCGCGGCCGCGCCGTTGTCGATCGGCTCACTATCGTGATTGCGGATGGGCGCGAGAAGGCGACCGAGGGCGTCACCCCTGAACAGTACGAGACCACGGTGACGGTGCTCGAAACTATGGCCCGCAACCTCACGCCGCACCTTGTAGGCGGCTCCGCCTAG
- a CDS encoding lycopene cyclase domain-containing protein — protein MIVLYLLALLISLTGMVVLDRRFSLFFWRDARRARIVLPVGVLFFLVWDLLGVGLGIFFRGETEFMTGLLVAPEVPLEEVFFLTLLCYLTMNVYGALTRQGDSASAASASATATKASAKPATEPRASAS, from the coding sequence GTGATCGTTCTCTACCTTCTTGCTCTGCTGATTTCCCTCACGGGAATGGTCGTGCTCGATCGACGCTTTTCGCTGTTCTTCTGGCGGGATGCCCGGCGCGCCCGCATCGTGTTGCCGGTCGGCGTGCTGTTCTTTCTTGTCTGGGATCTTCTCGGTGTCGGCCTCGGCATCTTCTTTCGCGGCGAGACCGAGTTCATGACCGGTCTGCTCGTGGCGCCGGAGGTTCCGCTCGAAGAAGTCTTCTTCCTCACCCTGCTCTGCTATCTCACGATGAATGTCTATGGGGCACTCACCCGCCAGGGCGACAGCGCCTCCGCTGCTTCCGCCAGCGCGACCGCCACCAAAGCTTCCGCTAAACCAGCGACCGAGCCGCGGGCGAGCGCGTCATGA
- a CDS encoding MFS transporter, with protein sequence MTDKTPDNDVPDVPAVPRVSNTRAIGTVGQGLLADTPIPKSRVRAWALWDWGSAAFNAVVTTFVFSTYLASGLFIDPEIVAAAGDDDKNPALVLAKANNTTVISGALTIAGILVAILAPILGQRSDGSGRRKLWLAINTGLVVLAMGAMFFVAPVPSYIYLGAALLAAGNVFFEFASVNYNAMLVQVSTPKTVGRVSGFGWGMGYIGGIVLLIILLVLFIQNFGSETGNGLLNVPFGTDGGALDVRYAVLASALWFAIFAIPVLIAVPEIPAGARQNRVSFFASYAKLFGTIKTLAKKSPQVLLFLLASAVFRDGLAAVFTFGAIIAAQVFGFSPSEVIYFAVAANLVAGIGTFIGGWLDDKLGAKNVIIGSLIGLVLAGLAVLFVGDAKTGFWIAGLFLTLFVGPVQAASRSFLARITPVGREGEIFGLYATTGRAVSFLAPGLFTLFVVMTGDTRFGLIGIVIVLVAGIALMLPVKAKQSVID encoded by the coding sequence ATGACGGACAAGACTCCCGACAACGACGTTCCTGACGTTCCCGCTGTTCCGCGCGTCTCTAATACCCGCGCCATTGGCACTGTGGGGCAGGGACTCCTCGCGGATACGCCGATTCCCAAGAGTCGCGTGCGCGCGTGGGCGCTCTGGGATTGGGGCTCCGCCGCGTTCAATGCCGTCGTCACCACTTTCGTGTTCAGCACGTATCTGGCGAGTGGTCTATTCATCGACCCCGAGATCGTTGCCGCCGCAGGCGATGACGACAAGAACCCGGCGCTCGTTCTCGCTAAGGCAAATAACACGACCGTCATCTCGGGTGCGCTCACGATTGCGGGCATCCTTGTCGCCATTTTGGCTCCCATTTTGGGGCAACGATCGGATGGTTCTGGTCGCAGAAAATTGTGGCTTGCGATCAACACGGGCCTTGTTGTGCTCGCGATGGGCGCCATGTTCTTCGTCGCTCCGGTGCCGTCGTACATTTATCTCGGTGCTGCGCTCTTGGCTGCCGGCAACGTTTTCTTCGAGTTTGCGAGCGTGAATTACAACGCAATGCTCGTGCAGGTTTCCACTCCCAAGACGGTGGGCCGGGTGTCGGGCTTCGGCTGGGGCATGGGCTACATCGGCGGAATCGTGCTGCTGATCATCCTGCTCGTACTGTTCATTCAGAACTTCGGTAGCGAGACCGGCAATGGTCTGCTGAACGTTCCGTTTGGAACCGATGGCGGCGCCCTCGACGTGCGCTACGCAGTGCTTGCCTCCGCACTGTGGTTTGCGATCTTCGCCATTCCGGTGCTGATCGCAGTGCCCGAGATTCCTGCCGGCGCCCGCCAGAACCGGGTGAGTTTCTTTGCCAGCTACGCCAAGCTTTTCGGCACCATCAAGACTCTTGCCAAGAAGAGCCCGCAGGTGTTGCTGTTCTTGCTCGCAAGCGCTGTCTTTCGTGACGGTCTCGCGGCCGTGTTCACCTTTGGCGCCATCATTGCGGCGCAGGTGTTCGGCTTCAGCCCGAGCGAGGTCATCTACTTCGCGGTTGCGGCCAACCTGGTTGCGGGCATCGGTACCTTTATTGGCGGATGGCTCGACGACAAGCTCGGGGCCAAGAATGTGATCATCGGCTCTCTCATCGGCCTCGTGCTCGCCGGCCTCGCTGTGCTCTTCGTGGGCGACGCCAAAACCGGGTTCTGGATCGCGGGCCTCTTCCTTACGCTCTTCGTCGGACCAGTGCAGGCGGCAAGCCGCAGCTTCCTTGCGCGCATCACTCCGGTGGGGCGCGAGGGCGAGATCTTTGGTCTCTATGCCACGACGGGCCGTGCGGTGAGCTTCTTGGCTCCCGGCCTCTTCACGCTCTTTGTGGTGATGACCGGCGACACTCGTTTCGGCCTCATTGGCATCGTCATCGTGCTCGTTGCCGGAATTGCGCTCATGCTGCCGGTGAAGGCCAAGCAGTCGGTTATTGACTAG
- the idi gene encoding isopentenyl-diphosphate Delta-isomerase, whose product MSEIPEQVVLLSESGEHIGVADKALVHTIDTALHLAFSCHVYNADGKVLVTRRALSKLTWPGVWTNSFCGHPAPGEDMADAIIRRAKYELGITVGDVQLVLPDFRYRAVDSSGIVENEICPVYRAVTTDAAAPNPAEVDEFDWVDPESLHSAVAATPFAFSPWLGWQLEQLDAQR is encoded by the coding sequence ATGAGTGAAATCCCCGAGCAGGTTGTACTTCTCTCCGAGTCCGGCGAACACATTGGTGTTGCCGACAAGGCTCTCGTACACACCATCGACACCGCCCTGCACCTCGCCTTCTCGTGCCACGTCTACAACGCCGACGGCAAGGTGCTCGTCACGCGCCGCGCTCTCTCGAAACTCACCTGGCCCGGCGTGTGGACTAACTCGTTCTGCGGGCATCCGGCCCCCGGCGAAGACATGGCTGACGCGATCATCCGCCGCGCCAAGTACGAGCTCGGCATCACTGTCGGCGACGTGCAACTTGTGCTGCCTGACTTTCGATACCGCGCCGTTGACTCCTCTGGCATCGTCGAGAACGAAATCTGCCCCGTCTACCGTGCAGTGACGACGGATGCCGCAGCCCCGAACCCTGCAGAGGTCGACGAGTTTGACTGGGTTGACCCCGAATCGCTCCACAGCGCCGTGGCCGCAACGCCGTTCGCGTTCAGCCCGTGGCTCGGCTGGCAGTTGGAGCAGCTCGACGCTCAGCGTTAG
- the dcd gene encoding dCTP deaminase, whose translation MLLSDRDIRTELASGRIGLDPLDLDMVQPSSVDVRLDRFFRLFDNHKYPFIDPAVDQPDLTHLLEVDADQPFILHPGEFVLGSTFELVTLPDDVAARLEGKSSLGRLGLLTHSTAGFVDPGFSGHVTLELSNVATLPIKLWPGMKIGQLCFIKTTSPVESPYGSGQYGSRYQGQRGPTASRSFQNFHRTDVRANDAGSLGG comes from the coding sequence ATGCTTCTCAGTGATCGCGACATCCGGACCGAACTCGCCTCTGGCCGCATCGGCCTTGACCCTCTCGATCTCGACATGGTGCAACCGTCGAGTGTTGATGTGCGGCTCGACCGCTTCTTCCGCCTCTTCGACAACCACAAATACCCGTTCATCGACCCGGCGGTTGATCAGCCCGATCTCACTCACCTTCTGGAGGTGGATGCCGACCAGCCGTTCATCCTTCACCCCGGTGAGTTTGTGCTCGGTTCCACGTTCGAACTCGTGACTTTGCCCGATGACGTTGCCGCTCGGCTCGAGGGCAAGAGCTCGCTCGGGCGCCTCGGCCTGCTCACCCACTCGACCGCCGGCTTCGTTGATCCCGGCTTCTCGGGTCACGTCACCCTTGAGCTCAGCAATGTTGCGACCTTGCCGATCAAGCTCTGGCCCGGCATGAAGATTGGCCAGTTGTGCTTTATCAAGACGACGTCGCCGGTCGAATCGCCTTATGGCTCGGGTCAATACGGTTCCCGTTACCAGGGCCAGCGTGGTCCAACGGCGAGCCGCAGCTTTCAAAATTTTCACCGCACCGATGTGCGAGCGAACGATGCGGGTTCGCTCGGGGGCTAA
- a CDS encoding prenyltransferase, whose amino-acid sequence MLKDLFLSSRPLSWVNTAFPFAAAYYLTTGVIDLTFVLGTIFFLVPYNLAMYGINDVFDYESDLRNPRKGGVEGALLAPRMHRPTLIAAAITTIPFLIYLVIVGNPLSWLVLLISMFAVVAYSAKGLRFKERPFLDSLTSSTHFVSPAIYALVLAGAVFTPQLWAVLGAFFLWGIASHAFGAVQDVLADRAADISSIATVIGARATTRFAVIAYLAGGVLLLFSSWPGPLGAILVLPYAAMCAPFWNITDATAESANRGWKNFLALNFVTGFFVTMLLIWWAFIR is encoded by the coding sequence ATGCTTAAGGATCTGTTCCTCTCGTCTCGCCCGCTGAGCTGGGTCAATACGGCCTTCCCCTTTGCGGCCGCGTACTACCTGACCACCGGCGTCATCGACCTCACATTCGTGCTCGGCACCATCTTCTTCCTCGTGCCCTACAACTTGGCGATGTACGGCATTAACGACGTTTTCGACTACGAGTCTGACCTGCGCAACCCGCGCAAGGGCGGAGTCGAGGGTGCGCTTCTTGCCCCGCGGATGCACCGGCCAACGCTCATCGCCGCCGCCATCACGACCATCCCGTTCTTGATCTATCTCGTGATCGTCGGTAACCCTCTGTCGTGGTTAGTGCTGCTGATCAGCATGTTTGCCGTTGTCGCTTATTCGGCCAAGGGTTTGCGCTTCAAGGAGCGACCGTTCCTCGACTCGCTCACCTCAAGCACGCACTTTGTGTCGCCTGCGATCTACGCGCTCGTGCTCGCCGGGGCCGTGTTCACTCCGCAGCTCTGGGCAGTGCTTGGTGCATTCTTCCTCTGGGGCATTGCCTCGCACGCCTTCGGTGCGGTGCAAGATGTGCTCGCCGATCGTGCCGCCGACATCTCGTCAATTGCGACTGTCATCGGAGCACGCGCCACAACGCGCTTCGCAGTCATCGCGTACTTGGCTGGCGGCGTTTTGCTGCTCTTCTCAAGCTGGCCGGGCCCACTCGGCGCCATTCTGGTGCTGCCCTATGCGGCGATGTGCGCGCCATTCTGGAACATCACGGATGCCACAGCCGAGTCAGCAAACCGCGGCTGGAAGAACTTCCTGGCCCTCAATTTCGTCACCGGGTTCTTCGTGACGATGCTGCTCATCTGGTGGGCGTTCATCCGCTAG
- a CDS encoding PadR family transcriptional regulator: MSTTTRLVVLGAVNQFQPVHGYFLRRELMTWHIDEWANIQPGSIYNALRSLTNDGYLAENGTESAGNRPERTTYRMTEAGEVELLRMLRDALWTVEVFDTKPVMVLTSFMYALQREEVLAGLEHRVTEIDARIASNTYHIGDVATSTSTPAYVREIFELATSRLRGEQQWARDVIGRIRSGDYVFAGEDGDRPARRATS, encoded by the coding sequence ATGTCGACTACAACTCGCCTCGTCGTACTGGGAGCTGTGAACCAGTTCCAACCAGTTCACGGCTACTTTCTGCGCCGTGAACTGATGACCTGGCACATCGACGAATGGGCCAACATCCAACCCGGCTCGATCTACAACGCCCTGCGGTCGCTCACCAACGATGGCTATCTCGCCGAGAACGGCACCGAATCTGCCGGTAACCGCCCCGAACGCACGACCTACCGCATGACCGAAGCCGGCGAAGTCGAATTGCTCCGGATGCTGCGCGACGCCCTCTGGACAGTCGAAGTCTTCGACACCAAGCCCGTCATGGTGCTCACCTCGTTTATGTACGCCCTGCAGCGCGAAGAAGTGCTCGCCGGCCTCGAACACCGCGTCACCGAAATCGACGCCCGCATCGCCAGCAATACGTACCACATTGGTGATGTTGCAACCTCGACCTCGACCCCCGCCTACGTGCGCGAAATCTTCGAACTGGCAACCTCTCGCTTGCGCGGAGAACAGCAGTGGGCTCGAGACGTGATCGGCCGCATCCGCTCTGGCGACTACGTCTTTGCCGGAGAAGATGGCGACCGCCCCGCTCGCCGCGCTACGAGCTAG
- a CDS encoding flavin reductase family protein, with the protein MSHQTTAEEVPPQVALRRALSLFPTGVVALAAVVDGTPTGIAVNSFTSVSLDPPLVAVCPARTSATWPVLARATRIGLSVLGADQESTARSLASRTGDRFADVAWRATEGGAIHMDGAALWLECEIRNSFDGGDHEIVALEVIHSEAFPEVTPLVFHLSQFRGL; encoded by the coding sequence ATGTCACATCAGACGACCGCGGAAGAAGTTCCCCCGCAGGTTGCTCTTCGCCGAGCACTCTCGCTCTTTCCCACCGGCGTCGTCGCCCTCGCCGCCGTCGTCGATGGCACCCCAACCGGCATCGCCGTCAACTCCTTCACCTCCGTTTCCCTCGATCCACCGCTCGTGGCCGTGTGCCCTGCGCGCACCTCCGCCACCTGGCCTGTGCTCGCTCGCGCCACCCGCATCGGGCTCAGCGTTCTCGGCGCCGATCAAGAAAGCACCGCCCGCAGCCTCGCCTCCCGCACTGGTGACCGCTTCGCCGACGTCGCGTGGCGTGCGACCGAAGGGGGAGCCATCCACATGGATGGTGCCGCTTTGTGGCTCGAGTGCGAGATCCGCAACAGCTTTGATGGCGGTGACCACGAGATTGTGGCTCTCGAAGTCATCCACTCTGAAGCGTTCCCCGAAGTCACTCCTCTTGTCTTTCACCTCAGCCAGTTCCGCGGCCTGTAG
- a CDS encoding isocitrate lyase/phosphoenolpyruvate mutase family protein yields the protein MTETAPTSSVARAELLRSLHVPGTPLIVSNVWDAITARTVAEAPGVRALATASHAVSFARGVSDGEGLTVEQALEAASIICTAVEIPVSVDFEKGYSPDAAGVQANVERLIAAGAAGLNIEDSSGPAKAPLFELEDAAARVAAARAAGDATGVPIAINARVDVLAGGGEWDDMVARANAYLTAGADCIFVLGLGDEQMLAQAIAQIDGPISVIGGPGYVPLKRLAELGVARVSFGPRTLGLTLSHLQQAATQLTALGDYPEELGYVY from the coding sequence ATGACCGAAACTGCTCCCACTTCGTCCGTTGCCCGCGCCGAACTTCTCCGTTCGCTTCACGTTCCTGGCACTCCTCTTATTGTCTCCAACGTGTGGGATGCCATTACGGCCCGCACCGTGGCTGAGGCTCCGGGGGTTCGCGCCCTTGCCACCGCGAGCCATGCGGTGAGTTTTGCGCGCGGAGTCTCCGACGGCGAAGGCCTCACTGTTGAGCAGGCGCTGGAGGCGGCATCCATTATCTGTACTGCTGTTGAGATCCCTGTCTCTGTTGATTTCGAGAAGGGCTATTCGCCAGATGCTGCGGGCGTGCAGGCCAATGTCGAACGACTGATCGCGGCAGGAGCTGCTGGCTTGAACATCGAAGACAGCTCGGGACCAGCCAAGGCGCCGCTCTTTGAGCTCGAGGATGCCGCGGCTCGGGTTGCTGCAGCGCGCGCGGCTGGCGATGCCACCGGTGTGCCGATCGCGATCAACGCCCGCGTCGATGTGTTGGCCGGTGGCGGCGAGTGGGATGACATGGTCGCCCGTGCGAACGCTTACCTCACTGCGGGCGCTGACTGCATTTTCGTGCTCGGCCTTGGTGACGAGCAGATGCTTGCTCAGGCGATTGCTCAGATCGATGGCCCCATTTCGGTAATTGGCGGGCCTGGCTATGTGCCGCTGAAGCGCCTCGCAGAGCTAGGTGTCGCCCGCGTCAGCTTCGGCCCCCGCACCCTCGGCCTCACGCTGTCGCACTTGCAGCAGGCCGCCACGCAGCTCACGGCGCTGGGCGACTACCCCGAAGAACTCGGTTACGTCTACTAG
- a CDS encoding squalene/phytoene synthase family protein — MSSRLKLYDRVAEDAASIVIRSYSTSFSAASRLLGTDVRQHVENIYALVRVADEIVDGGAEEAGLDVIATGRQLNELEKETENAIASGFSSNLVVHAFALTAREVSFGAELTAPFFESMRMDLNQKEHDQASFDRYVYGSAEVVGLMCLCAFLHGHDVSDEQRAKFERGAQALGAAFQKVNFLRDLADDFETLGRSYFPGIDVASFTEAEKIRLLDDLDADLRDAAIGAELPASSKKAVALAHSLFAQLSKRIRATPASELVKTRVRVPDVVKLRLAAAAAIGVTPRP; from the coding sequence GTGAGTTCACGCCTCAAGCTGTATGACCGGGTGGCCGAAGATGCTGCCAGCATCGTCATCCGCAGCTATTCCACGTCATTTTCTGCGGCATCCCGCCTCCTCGGCACGGATGTTCGCCAGCATGTCGAGAACATTTACGCTCTCGTGCGGGTGGCCGACGAAATCGTTGACGGCGGAGCCGAAGAAGCCGGTCTCGACGTGATCGCGACGGGCCGTCAGTTGAACGAACTTGAGAAAGAAACCGAGAACGCGATCGCGAGCGGCTTCAGCTCGAACCTCGTCGTTCATGCCTTCGCGCTCACCGCGCGCGAGGTGTCGTTTGGTGCAGAGCTCACGGCTCCCTTCTTCGAGTCGATGCGCATGGATCTCAACCAGAAAGAGCACGACCAGGCCAGCTTTGATCGCTACGTCTACGGCTCCGCTGAAGTTGTCGGTCTTATGTGCCTGTGTGCCTTCCTGCACGGCCACGATGTCAGCGACGAGCAGCGAGCCAAGTTCGAGCGCGGTGCACAAGCGCTCGGCGCAGCCTTCCAAAAGGTCAACTTCTTGCGTGACCTCGCCGACGATTTTGAGACGCTCGGCCGCAGCTACTTTCCGGGCATCGATGTTGCCTCGTTCACCGAAGCCGAAAAGATCCGACTGCTTGATGATCTCGATGCTGATCTGCGGGATGCCGCCATTGGTGCCGAGCTGCCGGCGAGCAGCAAAAAAGCGGTTGCGCTCGCGCACTCTCTCTTTGCCCAACTTTCCAAGCGCATCCGGGCAACTCCGGCGAGCGAATTGGTGAAGACCCGGGTGCGGGTTCCAGATGTTGTGAAACTGCGGTTGGCTGCGGCGGCCGCGATAGGAGTGACTCCTCGACCATGA
- a CDS encoding riboflavin kinase — MLASRVRATANERGPSTDCGGLMEHPPTLSFRGTVVHGDKRGRELGFPTANIAVIDQHALPVDGVYACWVSFPPAAARHGATISIGDNPTFDDVTERRVEAFIHDFDGDLYGAEVEFTVHAWLRGMFRYESLDELIEKTAADVASSRLALLAPARLS, encoded by the coding sequence GTGCTCGCGTCACGGGTGCGCGCCACGGCTAACGAGCGTGGCCCGAGCACCGATTGCGGTGGCCTAATGGAGCATCCGCCCACGCTGAGTTTTCGTGGCACCGTCGTGCACGGTGACAAGCGTGGCCGCGAGCTCGGCTTTCCCACCGCGAATATTGCGGTCATCGATCAGCACGCGCTGCCGGTCGACGGTGTGTATGCGTGCTGGGTGAGCTTTCCGCCTGCTGCGGCACGTCACGGCGCCACGATCAGCATTGGCGATAACCCCACGTTCGACGATGTGACCGAGCGTCGGGTCGAGGCTTTCATTCACGACTTCGACGGCGATCTCTATGGCGCCGAGGTCGAGTTCACGGTGCACGCCTGGTTGCGTGGAATGTTCCGCTACGAGAGTCTCGACGAACTCATCGAGAAGACGGCAGCGGATGTCGCCTCATCGCGCCTCGCGCTGCTCGCTCCCGCCCGGCTGTCGTAG
- a CDS encoding lycopene cyclase domain-containing protein — MTYWLLNAVFLVIVAALAVSAIATSRAPRWRAIAITAGILLVMTAVFDNVMISVGLVGYSADAISGAFIGVAPLEDFAYTVAAVVGLPCLWMLLGSRRKDSHA; from the coding sequence ATGACCTACTGGCTCCTGAATGCGGTCTTCTTGGTGATCGTGGCGGCGCTCGCAGTGTCCGCGATCGCCACCTCCCGCGCACCACGGTGGCGTGCAATTGCGATTACCGCCGGCATCCTGCTTGTCATGACCGCGGTCTTCGACAACGTGATGATCTCGGTCGGCCTGGTGGGTTACAGCGCGGATGCCATCAGCGGCGCTTTCATCGGCGTCGCCCCGCTCGAAGATTTCGCCTACACAGTCGCGGCCGTCGTCGGGCTGCCGTGCTTGTGGATGCTGCTGGGTTCTCGCCGAAAGGACTCCCATGCTTAA